The Plasmodium relictum strain SGS1 genome assembly, chromosome: 9 genome window below encodes:
- the GCalpha gene encoding guanylyl cyclase, putative — MSEKKNKQEKTNNHYKVKYSGKLFTNNLNMKNYNFNENNQNDFTTAEAAWIEKKQKLYKDANNQPLWHFRKIQINPTDTDELISFPSNKVSSSKYSTYSFIFKSLYEQLLRLPNIWFLLISILEFIPTYQSLTNYTYYSKHSSIFLLVFFMCISIIKNIYEDSRRSNIDYQINNRLCHIIDGHNSQLKAVRWMDLTVGNIVRLIENEEVPADIILLSCNNTDGLVYIETSLLSGETNLNKKYCVNETRNETSIYGICNIKGRIICEKPDSNMESFNGSLKLDAHPRATSLSINNVVFKGSHIKNTDYIFGVVIYTGIDTKIMKNTLKNSYKLGYVNKELNLYTIIAIFFTFICVFISVLCKWTEDDKFKNGSHFFLITVKDNLFESIIKYILLYSNIIPISILITVDLISILQSLLIENDNRISTFEDESSEPSINDENEIVDLRMKKSYNFFRKYTLFLNNFSRNFPKSKHSSTNTEANSDKRKSFISNFDKLKTIKNYFLNENNSKCSNLQTNTVYNRSSVGESDHILKNKKNSLLDNIRNIFKKESVKVNSKSTDNIITCSQEKYDNINSVRNLSAYNSCFNESDKNDVLSKEYEEKKNIKENDSYIKEKEYKNRKITYNINKGNNKGILINNKDFHKKKKNIFNIIFPFLHKKKHENGTFHSISRLERKNATNKYDISEKKSVINDDDCGWGICLNSNMHGDLGNVDFIFTDKTGTLTNNDMSFNMCSIGGRTYGNKNKIKKIKNYGNKFSTYNKKHCYNNDTDKKKNSEDASSKKISFAAHTNKYYLGTHEINGRREKDDHKKEFITDKSEHEYNKGSTQENQIKEVNYDKINNNDFDKESINDNNKNCLIYKSSSSWNYKNKKFGYKNGNTFNKYPSLQNSLTISSSLSSTYSSFSDDFNSSNFYSSSNFDNFEINNDINSNKAFSENTEKNYYVHLNNLKDENKWEQKVYYKDENVEESNNDFYFFDTSYQNYIMQQKFVKPKNFRINMNSDSIKSRCDFNDKRIYDDLNANNWRSYYIDEFFKCITLCNAVTPFIQFEYIRNKHSIHFPSRSSKGISNNMDRINNPKQYSNDLNRSKNDINFHQFNEYIFDQGIKTTKKKIFGEKIDNYEDIQKMRTSKMKTNENTKNLYYHSSMVNLKNRNNKKNKMKSKFFDKNYRKKKNSTSCKNAEICKEIEKNEANGWKKYLNIKSNKNQLSKMNNEKDGSLFSVKRHSAVSFKQISKEKSSFSNSFICTKSNNKRQRSESRYLNEKNYYNILSLSEQSNIECDEKSPKKIGKNYGKFECELDKKKDTKHIDNNVTESNAYLDAIKYQSSSLDEECLIYTSSYLGYRLVLRNKNTMCIEIDGHFYKWTIIGINEFTNRRGRMSIVVKPENMNTGSILYVKGSDASVLPLLNLKYSRFLERRKNKRKKKRENKIKLKNKNSRIEESEKTKSSSLKNIKNFSLKSRMNENKEYDNQKINYNYSDEFGIRKDYDDVNNNIEKDFYTKTEHYKMKERYRELEKQLRKFSVQGLRSMVFAFKYLNEEETIKYKRMYDDSCLSIYNREQRLEDVAEEVENDLIYLGITGIKDRLQKKVTKTVEILNQSGIRIWMLTGDNVEYSLHIAFLCKFLNPHTKIFHAVLDNSNSKKLKREGMALYELFHMEKEEKKPHENLCLLITGKNLQTFLNHSDLQTHFLNMACSSDVVIACRITAKQKAFIVRLIKNRLYPTPNTLAIGDGANDIAMIQEANIGISIMTSKCIISAGYSDYCIKKFCYLRKLLFIYGSKHLYTISIILYWNFFKNITVVLPIFFYQAYASWSCIQIYPDLYTLFNIFWVFIPIIYYIFLQHNLNYDILYNIPLFYALSRRKYNMNSLKFLPWIVEAIFYSMVVFFFAYAALKESSHLYNGEVITINTYGTVCFLGSLLISILRLFLEGSLWSPSIVITLFGGFLFVFFPSIIFICIAYASNEYIREIFRQAFLWGPLYILLILWFTTCIISYIFINFTKAIFFPNIYNVVNHWLYEQYQEKHNKYKYVFFPSSKRKLLKKFGKKFKCKFIRKKNKEYHLKITRKHTSLESAFKKSTKYYNKDQQSFKSTSFSKWFNQSKNSRISDINKSSVDLEYKNDLDEEQKPKGAKFILSEQASHSMEKSIYMKELNNKEKIVNNEKVTDKEKRIKKQEIGEKITQEKKRHLKKAYTVDKERRKMKEYTKDEGKKDVKNERDKNKDRKNKSDHRKGKKNERDKSKDIKNTMKKDEKIKGDMQNIEKKKENENEKIISCMASRRNQSNTGLLNKNNIFNKDDENKYIKSEEKSLVNSSITEYKTDLKDNDEIFNEKDYCMNDNFSNISRIKDIKESNSRIDDSLMIEMKNCLNPLKNTFLVDLLPQGKRFRINDEHIFFKNNERMENIPDALYVNTRNYHIIQNRSEFYDNESLSEFSYTSAESSNNNKKKNENTQKEIVKVSHLINRFTLAFKDMQLESGFQIHKKNKFYKTFIPWYRFIFILLGVFFLYVWKLESTLSETWNISSDASTDLFILILSLLLEVVLLSATVTTFFPHIFIENFNKIISAVVILIITHHVVSYSITHIDGVFQAVLFPLYTFVILRLPFVNAVLCNIIFLSLFIIRYKGDHFLDKKGLAHYIPLFIGVDVFVGFVGYRLEYNQRKNFLLEYSVESSRRKQREILNTMLPPFVVDEMIYSDLNEEGIPVSLKAEEINTVSIIFCDIHDFQNIVASIEPTRLVEVLDRLFLCFDKCTEQFNCTKIETVFETYLAACGLVKKEDNSNKDDKGQEDAHDSIDFALSILQVSSHIKYEKTKHMLKKIDSYEYSDIKNQDNNNDLNDVNKGKGSDSRPTRIRVKIGIHSGRIIAGVVGSKKPQYALFGDTVNTASRMKTTGKPDYIHMSEATYNLVKDDKTLIYEKKETEIKGKGTMTTYLLTSVIGLNYPFLGENVESKNLFLSDFYEDNDLSSKLNYDKTQNILGYYSNRKSQNNEYNLNDTINNNDVCNYDASNNETNNGYINLKDLSLHDLPNEYIKDVNTHYYEIIKLRKLKIGTAVGYQLKQKDFFNMSFLNSGLNNDSTTNFNQCLENTKGFDEIKDLEVGINKLSLNDSIYYLNENLIKKDGENEKKIEDQEEIENNNRKNISNLLYLRKELHDNNEEYYKNIYLCTQKCNNCSESYCTPNNCVNYNHANHVNYHKKLSNIRRNYLKDKRKDAKKEDEGKNENSKKKIFNFSKILLYFSNIYAYFKKDNKKNDNLYRRDNKKKTKSLIGLNSEWLFLKFSDKNLEAKYRAHFYSNKSNINTIEQALIIFLVTFVMQTLISSTVSIVFVDHKRTTQTLQINYFAYWSVRSVYTFFGFMLWLLFHYRTRPEVSSLLNIKWMIFFLNLLFISAACVFSIAYLWAISEADQTSSYTIWMTNDTIEFFFYLVILHHNTGMLFQTCILVDLLFITMSLTFIATSVVTTITTDSTVLLIPWYVAFNLISTYCKESIDRRTFYANESAKRTENRATELLNDMLPKHVLEEFQQDKLKLAYTHDRLTFLFADICGFTSWANGVDASEVLTLLQKLFAKFDNDSTKYGLYKLCTIGDAYVAISEPVTEDNQDYDPADGTERVLEMAYSMIRIIKEIREKLYIPNLNMRIGLHYGSCVGGVIGSGRLRYDLWGIDVLTGNLMESNGIPGKINVSETLKNFLLQQFKNRFTFKPHTTVRVIYKDVNCFIISDKKEVDSSNNSKISHNRNYILNKKLKRQHFLGAHHFENRKFGALTRAHNINALHNKKSSNKDLYYVNVDNMESDL; from the coding sequence atgtcagaaaaaaaaaataagcaaGAGAAAACTAATAATCATTATAAAGTGAAATATTCTGGAAAACTATTTACTAACAAtctaaatatgaaaaattataatttcaaTGAAAATAATCAAAATGACTTCACAACGGCAGAAGCAGCATGGATagaaaagaaacaaaaattatataaagatgCAAATAATCAGCCATTATGGCATTTTAgaaaaattcaaattaacCCAACCGATACAGATGAATTAATTAGCTTTCCTTCCAATAAAGTATCATCCAGTAAATATAGTacatattcttttatatttaagaGTTTATATGAACAATTATTACGTTTACCTAATATTtggtttttattaatatctaTATTAGAATTCATACCTACTTATCAAAGCTTGACTAATTATACGTATTATTCAAAACACtcatcaatatttttattggtATTCTTTATGTGTATatctattataaaaaatatatatgaagatTCGAGAAGATCTAATATAGattatcaaataaataatagGTTATGTCATATTATAGATGGCCATAATTCTCAATTAAAAGCAGTTCGATGGATGGATTTAACTGTTGGTAATATAGTTCGattaatagaaaatgaagaagttCCAGCAgacataattttattaagttGTAATAATACTGATGGATTAGTTTATATTGAGACTTCTCTATTAAGTGGAGaaacaaatttaaataaaaaatactgtGTTAATGAAACTAGAAATGAAACATCTATATATGGAATATGTAACATAAAAGGTAGAATAATTTGTGAAAAGCCTGATAGTAATATGGAATCATTTAACGGGTCATTAAAGTTAGATGCTCATCCTCGCGCTACCTCTTTATCAATTAACAATGTTGTTTTTAAAGGTTCTCATATAAAGAATACAGACTATATTTTTGGTGTTGTAATATACACGGGAATTGATactaaaattatgaaaaatactttaaaaaattcttataaGTTAGGATACGTTaacaaagaattaaatttatataccATTATtgctatattttttacatttatttgCGTTTTTATATCAGTATTATGCAAATGGACAGAAGatgataaatttaaaaatggctctcatttttttttaataactgtgaaagataatttatttgaatcaattataaaatatatcctATTATATTCAAACATTATTCCTATTAGTATTTTAATTACTGTAGACTTAATTTCAATCTTACAAAGtttattaatagaaaatGACAATCGTATTAGTACTTTTGAAGATGAATCATCAGAACCATCTATCAAcgatgaaaatgaaattgtAGATTTAAGAATGAAGaaatcatataatttttttagaaaatatacactttttttaaacaatttTAGTAGAAATTTTCCTAAAAGTAAGCACTCATCTACTAATACAGAAGCAAATTctgataaaagaaaaagtttcATAAGtaattttgataaattaaaaacaattaaaaattattttcttaatgAAAACAATTCCAAATGTTCCAATTTACAAACAAATACTGTTTATAATAGGAGCTCTGTTGGGGAAAGTGATCATATtctaaaaaacaaaaagaataGCCTTTTAGataatataagaaatatttttaaaaaagaaagtgTAAAAGTGAACTCCAAATCAACTGATAATATTATTACATGCAGTcaagaaaaatatgataacATAAATTCTGTAAGGAATTTATCTGCCTATAACTCTTGTTTCAATGAATCTGATAAGAATGACGTGCTTTCTAAagaatatgaagaaaaaaagaatataaaagaaaatgatagttatataaaagaaaaagaatataaaaataggaaaataacatataatataaataaaggtAATAATAAGGGTATTCtcataaataataaagattttcataaaaagaaaaaaaatatatttaatataatttttccgtttttacataaaaaaaaacacgaAAACGGTACATTTCATAGTATAAGCCGattagaaagaaaaaatgcaacaaataaatatgatataTCTGAAAAAAAATCTGTAATAAATGATGATGATTGTGGATGGGGGATTTGCTTAAATTCTAATATGCATGGAGATTTGGGAAATGttgattttatatttacagaTAAAACAGGTACCTTAACAAATAATGATATGTCTTTTAACATGTGCTCTATAGGAGGAAGAACATatggaaataaaaataaaattaaaaaaattaaaaattatggaaataaattttctacATATAATAAGAAACATTGTTATAATAATGAtactgataaaaaaaaaaattcagaagATGCatcatcaaaaaaaatatcatttgCCGCACATACTAATAAGTATTATTTAGGAACTCATGAAATAAATGGAAGGAGAGAAAAAGATGatcataaaaaagaattcatTACAGATAAGAGCGAACATGAATATAACAAGGGTTCCACTCAAGAAAATCAAATTAAAGAAGTCAATTATgacaaaattaataataatgattttgACAAAGAAAGcattaatgataataataaaaattgtcTTATTTATAAATCAAGCTCTTCAtggaattataaaaataaaaaatttggtTATAAAAATGGTAatacttttaataaataccCATCCTTACAAAATTCTTTAACTATATCCTCATCTTTATCGTCAACATATTCCTCTTTTTCAGATGATTTTAATTCAtctaatttttattcatcTTCTAATTTCgataattttgaaataaataatgatataaatagcAATAAAGCATTTTCTGAAAATACAGAAAAAAACTATTATGTTCATTTGAATAACTTAAAAGATGAAAACAAATGGGAACAAAAAGTTTATTATAAAGATGAGAATGTGGAAGAATCAAATAAtgatttctatttttttgataCAAGTTACCAAAATTACATAATGCAACAAAAATTTGTAAAACCTAAAAATTTTAGGATAAATATGAACTCAGATTCCATAAAATCTAGATGCgattttaatgataaaagaatatacgATGATTTAAACGCAAATAATTGGAGAAGTTATTATATagatgaattttttaaatgtataaCTTTATGTAATGCTGTTACACCTTTTATTCAATTTGAGTATATAAGGAATAAGCATTCAATACACTTTCCTTCAAGAAGTTCCAAGGGTATTTCTAATAATATGGACAGGATTAATAATCCAAAACAATATTCTAATGACTTAAATAGAAgcaaaaatgatataaattttcatCAATTCAATGAATACATTTTTGATCAAGGTATtaaaacaacaaaaaaaaaaatttttggtGAAAAAATTGATAACTATGAAGATATACAAAAAATGAGAACTAGTAAAATGaaaacaaatgaaaatacaaaaaatttatattatcacaGTTCTATggttaatttaaaaaataggaataacaaaaaaaataagatgaAATCAAagttttttgataaaaattatagaaaaaaaaaaaattctaccTCTTGTAAAAATGCAGAGATTTGTAAAGAAATAGAGAAAAATGAGGCAAATGGATGGAAAAAAtacttaaatataaaatcaaataaaaatcaatTATCGAAAatgaataatgaaaaagatgGTTCTTTGTTTTCAGTGAAAAGGCATAGTGCAGTTTCCTTTAAGCAAATATCAAAAGAGAAATCATCATTTTCTAATAGTTTTATATGCACTAAAAGCAATAATAAAAGGCAAAGAAGTGAATCTcgttatttaaatgaaaaaaattattataacatATTATCTTTAAGTGAACAAAGCAATATAGAATGCGATGAAAAATCTCCaaaaaaaataggaaaaaaCTATGGAAAATTTGAATGTgaattagataaaaaaaaagatactaAACACATAGACAACAATGTAACAGAATCTAATGCATATTTAGATGCTATAAAATATCAATCGAGTTCATTAGATGAAGAATGCTTAATATATACCTCCAGTTATTTAGGTTACAGACTTGTATTAAGAAACAAAAATACTATGTGCATAGAAATAGATGGGCACTTTTATAAATGGACTATTATTGGAATTAACGAGTTCACTAATAGAAGAGGAAGAATGTCAATTGTTGTAAAGCCGGAAAATATGAATACAGGATCTATTTTATACGTAAAAGGTTCTGATGCTTCTGTTTTAcctttattaaatttaaaatatagcAGATTTTTAGAAAGAAGAAAGAAtaaaaggaagaaaaaaagagaaaataaaattaagctaaaaaataaaaattccaGAATAGAAGAATCAGAAAAAACTAAATCTTCAAgtcttaaaaatataaaaaactttTCCTTAAAATCCAGGatgaatgaaaataaagaatatgatAATcagaaaattaattataattattcagATGAGTTCGGTATAAGAAAGGATTATGATgatgtaaataataatatagaaaaagatTTCTATACAAAAACTGAGCATTATAAAATGAAGGAAAGGTATAGAGAATTAGAAAAGCAGTTAAGAAAATTTTCTGTGCAAGGATTAAGATCAATGGTATTCGCATTTAAATATCTAAACGAAGAAGAaactattaaatataaaagaatgtATGATGACTCCTGCTTATCTATTTATAATAGAGAGCAAAGATTAGAGGATGTTGCTGAAGAAGTAGAGAatgatttaatttatttaggTATAACAGGGATTAAAGATAgattacaaaaaaaagtaaCTAAAACAGTAGAAATATTAAATCAATCTGGTATTAGAATATGGATGTTAACAGGAGATAATGTAGAATATTCTTTACATATAGCATTTTTATGCAAGTTTTTAAATCCCCATACGAAAATATTCCATGCTGTGTTAGATAATAGTAACagcaaaaaattaaaaagagaaggAATGGCATTGTATGAGTTATTTCATATGGAAAAAGAAGAGAAAAAACCTCATGAAAATTTATGTTTATTAATAACTGGAAAAAATTTGCaaacttttttaaatcatagTGATTTACAaactcattttttaaatatggcATGTAGTTCTGATGTGGTTATAGCTTGCCGAATAACAGCAAAACAAAAGGCATTCATAGTTcgattaataaaaaatcgACTATATCCAACACCAAATACATTAGCTATAGGAGATGGAGCAAATGATATTGCTATGATTCAAGAAGCTAACATAGGAATAAGTATAATGACTTCTAAATGTATTATATCAGCAGGATATTCAGATTATTGCATAAAGAAGTTTTGTTACTTAAGAAAAttactatttatatatggttctaaacatttatatactataagtataattttatattggaattttttcaaaaatataactGTTGTTTtacctatttttttttatcaagcTTATGCTTCCTGGAGCTGTATACAGATATACCCTGACTTATAtacattatttaatattttttgggTATTTATAcctattatatattatattttcttacagcataatttaaattatgatatattatataatattcctTTATTTTATGCATTGAGTAGAAGAAAGTATAATATGAATAGCCTAAAATTTTTACCATGGATAGTTGAAGCCATATTTTATTCTATggttgtatttttttttgcatatgCAGCACTTAAAGAAAGTTCTCATTTGTACAATGGAGAAGTTATTACAATAAATACATATGGTACCGTTTGCTTTTTGGGGAGTTTATTGATTTCTATTCTTCGTCTTTTTTTGGAAGGATCTTTGTGGTCACCTTCTATTGTTATTACTTTATTTGGTggttttctttttgtttttttcccatcaataatttttatttgtattgcTTATGCTTCTAATGAATATATAAGGGAGATATTTAGACAAGCTTTTTTGTGGGGGCCATTATATATTCTCTTAATTCTTTGGTTTACTACATGcattatttcttatatttttattaattttacgaaagctatattttttcctaatatttataatgttGTTAATCATTGGTTATATGAGCAATATCAAGAGAAgcataataaatataaatatgtatttttccCATCgagtaaaagaaaattattaaagaaatttggtaaaaaatttaaatgtaaatttataaggaaaaaaaataaagagtaTCATCTTAAAATTACAAGAAAACATACTTCTCTAGAAAGCgcttttaaaaaaagcactaaatattataataaagatCAACAATCTTTTAAAAGCACATCTTTTTCAAAATGGTTTAATCAATCAAAAAATTCAAGGATTAGCGACATAAATAAATCCAGTGTTGatttagaatataaaaatgatttagaTGAAGAACAAAAACCTAAAGGagcaaaatttattttatcagaACAAGCTTCTCATTCTATGGAAAAGTCaatatatatgaaagaactaaataataaagaaaaaatagttaataatgaaaaagttaCAGACAAAGAAAAAAGGATTAAAAAGCAAGAAATAGGGGAAAAAATTACACAAGAGAAAAAAagacatttaaaaaaagcatATACAGTAGATaaagaaagaagaaaaatgaaagaatACACAAAAGATGAAGGAAAAAAAGATGTGAAAAATGAaagagataaaaataaagatagaaaaaataagagCGATCACAGAAAaggtaaaaaaaatgaaagagaTAAAagtaaagatataaaaaatactatgaaaaaagatgaaaagaTAAAAGGAGACATgcaaaatatagaaaaaaagaaagaaaatgagaatgaaaaaataattagttGTATGGCATCTAGAAGAAATCAAAGTAATACTGGCTtattaaataagaataacATCTTTAATAAAGATGatgaaaacaaatatattaaaagtgAGGAAAAAAGCTTAGTTAATAGTTCCATAACAGAATATAAGACTGATTTAAAAGATAATgatgaaatttttaatgaaaaagattATTGTATGAATGATAATTTTAGTAATATTTCTAGAATTAAAGATATTAAAGAATCAAATTCTAGAATTGACGATTCTTTAATGATTGAAATGAAGAACTGCTTAAACCcattaaaaaatacttttttagtAGATTTATTACCTCAGGGAAAAAGATTTAGAATTAATGAtgaacatatattttttaaaaataatgaacgTATGGAAAATATACCTGATGCATTATATGTTAATACAAGAAATTATCACATAATACAAAATAGATCTGAATTTTATGATAATGAATCTCTTTCTGAATTTTCCTATACCAGTGCTGAAAGctcaaataataataaaaagaaaaatgaaaatacacAAAAAGAAATCGTTAAGGTTAGTCATTTAATTAACAGGTTTACATTAGCATTTAAAGATATGCAGTTAGAATCAGGGTTTCAAAtacataagaaaaataagtTTTACAAAACTTTCATACCTTGGTATcgctttatttttatcttattaggagttttttttttgtatgtaTGGAAATTAGAATCTACTTTAAGTGAAACATGGAATATATCATCTGATGCATCTActgatttatttatattaattttatctttattattagaaGTAGTTTTATTATCTGCAACAGTTACGACTTTTTTTCctcatatttttatagaaaacTTTAACAAAATTATTAGTGCAGTggtaatattaataataactCATCATGTTGTGAGTTATTCAATAACACACATAGATGGAGTTTTTCAAGCCGTGTTGTTTCCATTATATACATTTGTTATTTTAAGATTACCTTTTGTTAATGCGGTGTTatgtaatattatttttttaagtctTTTCATTATTAGATATAAAGGAGATCACTTTTTAGATAAAAAGGGTTTAGCTCACTATATTCCTTTATTTATTGGTGTTGATGTTTTTGTTGGTTTTGTAGGATATCGACTTGAATATAATCAAAgaaagaattttttattagaatatTCAGTAGAGTCATCTAGAAGAAAACAAagagaaatattaaatactATGCTTCCTCCTTTTGTTGTTGATGAAATGATATATTCAGATTTAAATGAAGAAGGTATACCTGTTTCATTAAAAGCAGAAGAAATTAACACAGTTAGCATTATATTTTGTGATATACATGACTTTCAAAACATTGTTGCAAGCATTGAGCCTACTAGACTTGTAGAAGTATTGGATAGGCTGTTTTTATGTTTTGATAAATGTACAGAGCAATTTAATTGTACAAAAATTGAAACCGTTTTTGAAACATATTTAGCTGCATGTGGTTTAGTAAAAAAGGAGGATAATTCTAATAAAGATGATAAAGGCCAAGAAGATGCTCATGATTCCATTGATTTTGCTTTATCTATTCTTCAGGTAAGTAGTCatattaaatatgaaaaaacaAAGCATATGTTAAAGAAAATTGATTCTTATGAGTATAGTGATATTAAAAACCAAGATAATAACAATGATTTAAACGATGTAAATAAAGGAAAAGGATCAGATAGTAGGCCAACAAGGATTAGGGTTAAAATAGGTATTCATTCAGGAAGGATTATTGCTGGAGTTGTTGGTTCTAAGAAGCCCCAATATGCTCTTTTTGGTGATACTGTTAATACTGCATCAAGAATGAAAACTACTGGAAAACCAGACTACATTCATATGTCAGAAGCAACATATAATTTAGTTAAAGATGATAAAAcattaatatatgaaaaaaaggaaacaGAAATTAAAGGAAAAGGAACTATGACTACCTACTTATTAACATCTGTTATTGGACTAAACTATCCATTTTTGGGAGAAAATGTAGAAAGTAAGAATCTATTTTTATCTGATTTTTATGAAGATAATGACTTAAGtagtaaattaaattatgacAAAACTCAAAATATTTTAGGTTACTATTCCAATAGAAAAAGTCAAAATAATgagtataatttaaatgataccattaataataatgatgtgTGCAATTATGATGCTTCCAATAATGAAACAAATAATGGTTATATAAATCTTAAAGATTTATCATTACATGATCTTCctaatgaatatataaaagatgtTAATACTCATTACtatgaaattataaaactGAGGAAACTTAAAATTGGTACAGCAGTAGGCTATCAACTAAAACAAAAGGATTTCTTTAATATGAGCTTTTTAAATTCTGGACTAAATAATGATTCTACAACAAATTTTAATCAATGTCTTGAAAATACAAAGGGCTttgatgaaataaaagatttaGAAGTTGgcataaataaattatcattaaatgattctatttattatttgaatgAAAACTTGATCAAAAAAGATggtgaaaatgaaaaaaaaatagaggaTCAGGaggaaatagaaaataataatagaaaaaatattagtaaTCTTCTATATTTGAGAAAAGAACTTCatgataataatgaagaatattataaaaatatttatctttGTACTCAGAAGTGTAACAATTGTAGCGAAAGCTATTGCACTCCAAATAATTGTGTTAACTATAATCATGCAAACCATGTAAATTATCATAAAAAGTTAAGTAATATAAgaagaaattatttaaaagataaaagaaaGGATGctaaaaaagaagatgaaggaaaaaatgaaaattctaagaaaaagatatttaacttctcaaaaattttactgtatttttcaaatatatatgcTTATTTTAAGaaggataataaaaaaaatgataatttatatagaagagataataaaaaaaaaacaaaaagctTAATTGGATTAAATAGTGAATGgttatttttgaaatttagTGATAAAAATTTAGAGGCTAAATATAGAGCACATTTTTATAGTAACAAAtcaaatataaatacaatTGAGCAAGcacttataatttttttggtTACTTTTGTAATGCAAACGTTAATTTCAAGTACGGTTTCTATAGTATTTGTTGATCATAAAAGGACAACACAAACATTgcaaattaattattttgcATATTGGTCAGTAAGATCTGTTTATACCTTTTTTGGATTTATGCTTTGgttattatttcattatagAACTAGGCCGGAAGTTTCCTCTCTATTAAACATTAAATGGAtgatatttttcttaaatttattatttatatcagcAGCATGTGTTTTTTCTATAGCATATTTATGGGCCATATCAGAAGCAGATCAAACATCTTCTTATACTATTTGGATGACAAATGATActattgaattttttttttatttagttaTATTGCATCATAATACAggaatgttatttcaaacaTGCATATTAGTTGATTTGTTATTTATTACAATGTCTTTAACATTTATAGCAACAAGTGTTGTTACAACAATAACGACTGATTCAACAGTTCTATTAATACCGTGGTATGTCgcatttaatttaatatcaACTTACTGTAAAGAATCAATTGATAGAAGAACTTTTTATGCCAATGAAAGTGCAAAGAGGACAGAAAATAGGGCAACGGAACTATTAAATGATATGCTTCCTAAACATGTATTAGAAGAATTTCAGcaagataaattaaaattggCATATACACATGATAGGTTAACATTTCTGTTCGCTGATATATGTGGTTTTACATCATGGGCAAATGGAGTTGATGCATCTGAAGTTTTAACATTGTTACAAAAGCTGTTTGCAAAATTTGATAACGATAGTACAAAATATggtttatataaattatgtaCAATAGGTGATGCTTACGTAGCAATAAGTGAACCAGTAACTGAAGATAATCAAGATTATGATCCTGCTGATGGTACTGAAAGAGTTTTAGAAATGGCTTATTCAATGATAAGGATTATTAAGGAAATaagagaaaaattatatattcctAATTTAAATATGAGAATAGGATTACATTATGGTTCATGTGTAGGAGGTGTCATTGGGTCTGGCCGTCTGAGATATGATCTCTGGGGAATTGATGTATTAACAGGTAATCTCATGGAAAGTAATGGAATTCCAGGTAAAATTAATGTTTCGGAAACgcttaaaaattttttgttacaacaatttaaaaatagattTACTTTTAAACCACACACAACAGTTAGAGTCATTTACAAAGATGTTAATTGCTTTATTATCTCtgataaaaaagaagttGATTCATCTAATAATTCCAAAATTTCACATAATAGAAACTATATACTTAATAAAAAACTTAAAAGACAACACTTTTTAGGAGCCCATCATTttgaaaatagaaaatttggTGCTTTAACAAGAGCTCATAATATAAATGCcttacataataaaaaatcatcTAATAAAGATTTGTATTATGTTAACGTTGATAATATGGAATCagatttataa